The Henckelia pumila isolate YLH828 chromosome 2, ASM3356847v2, whole genome shotgun sequence genome includes a window with the following:
- the LOC140885494 gene encoding serine/threonine-protein kinase PBL34-like, which translates to MGLSGDGLKGNSWNAKKGKGVKEKDDSVETGCCFKLRFIGSCISSRSKVDNSISGISTHESKSPNGTSIDRPAATEIPSTTTSNAESNSSSFKLEDELKVSSRLRKFTFNDLKLATRNFRPESLLGEGGFGCVFKGWIEENGTAPVKPGTGLTVAVKTLNHDGLQGHKEWMAEVNYLGDLVHPNLVKLIGYCIEDDQRLLVYEFMPRGSLENHLFRRSLPLPWSIRMKIALGAAKGLAFLHEEAEKPVIYRDFKTSNILLDAEYNAKLSDFGLAKDAPDEGKTHVSTRVMGTYGYAAPEYVMTGHLTSKSDVYSFGVVLLEMLTGRRSMDKNRPNGEHNLVEWARPHLGERRRFYRLIDPRLEGHFSIKGAQKAAHLAARCLSRDSKVRPLMSEVVEALKPLPNLKDMASSSYYFQTMQADRVGCSPNGKNGLKTQGSVSRNGQHHPRSLSIPNGSIASPYHQFAHNSPKPNGKP; encoded by the exons ATGGGACTAAGTGGAGATGGTTTGAAGGGGAATTCTTGGAATGCGAAGAAAGGAAAAGGGGTCAAGGAAAAAGATGATTCTGTGGAGACAGGTTGCTGTTTTAAGTTAAGGTTTATTGGCAGCTGTATTTCTTCAAGATCTAAAGTGGATAACTCTATTAGTGGCATCAGCACACATG AAAGTAAATCTCCAAATGGTACTAGCATAGACCGACCAGCTGCCACAGAGATACCTTCCACCACCACAAGCAATGCTGAAAGCAATTCATCAAGCTTCAAACTGGAAGATGAGCTTAAAGTTTCTTCCAGGCTGAGAAAATTTACATTCAATGACCTTAAGTTGGCAACAAGAAATTTTCGACCAGAATCACTTCTTGGAGAAGGGGGTTTTGGCTGTGTGTTTAAGGGGTGGATTGAAGAGAATGGCACAGCACCAGTTAAACCCGGAACAGGGCTTACTGTTGCTGTCAAAACCCTGAATCATGATGGGCTTCAGGGTCACAAAGAATGGATG GCTGAAGTAAATTATCTTGGGGACCTTGTCCATCCTAATTTAGTCAAATTGATTGGTTACTGTATTGAAGATGATCAGAGGCTTTTAGTTTACGAGTTTATGCCTAGAGGAAGCTTGGAGAATCACCTTTTCAGAA GGTCTCTCCCTCTTCCATGGTCTATCAGGATGAAAATTGCTCTGGGAGCAGCAAAGGGTCTTGCTTTTCTTCACGAAGAAGCAGAAAAACCGGTTATATATCGTGATTTTAAGACATCAAACATCCTGTTAGATGCT GAGTATAATGCCAAGCTTTCTGATTTTGGACTTGCTAAAGATGCTCCAGATGAAGGAAAAACTCATGTTTCTACGCGTGTGATGGGCACATATGGTTACGCGGCCCCAGAATATGTCATGACAG GACATCTTACATCAAAAAGTGATGTGTATAGTTTTGGAGTAGTCCTCCTTGAAATGCTGACAGGAAGAAGATCAATGGACAAAAACCGGCCTAATGGGGAGCATAACCTTGTAGAATGGGCTAGGCCTCATCTTGGTGAAAGGAGACGTTTTTACCGTTTGATAGATCCACGACTTGAAGGTCATTTCTCAATTAAAGGTGCCCAAAAAGCTGCACACTTGGCTGCTCGTTGCCTTAGCCGAGATTCCAAAGTTAGGCCTCTAATGAGTGAAGTTGTTGAAGCTTTGAAGCCTTTGCCAAACCTCAAAGACATGGCTAGCTCATCCTACTACTTCCAAACAATGCAAGCGGATCGAGTAGGATGCAGCCCAAATGGTAAAAATGGTCTCAAAACTCAAGGGTCGGTTTCAAGAAATGGGCAGCATCATCCAAGAAGCCTTTCGATTCCAAACGGTTCTATTGCCTCACCATATCATCAGTTTGCCCATAATTCACCAAAACCGAACGGTAAGCCATAA